A genomic segment from Diospyros lotus cultivar Yz01 chromosome 5, ASM1463336v1, whole genome shotgun sequence encodes:
- the LOC127802007 gene encoding pathogenesis-related protein 1B-like, producing MGLKPKRAMHEISMVSLILCFIIILAKPHTSHAQNTQQEYLDAHNMARSEVGVGGLVWDDTVAAYALNYANQRAGDCAMMHSNGPYGENLFSGYGKEWTATDAVNSWVSEKAYYDHASNSCAQGQVCGHYTQVVWRNSVSLGCARVQCSNGWWFITCNYNPPGNVNGQSPY from the coding sequence ATGGGATTGAAGCCCAAAAGAGCAATGCACGAAATCTCGATGGTGTCTCTCATCCTTTGTTTCATCATCATCCTAGCAAAGCCCCACACCTCTCATGCCCAAAACACCCAACAAGAGTACCTTGACGCCCACAACATGGCTCGCTCCGAGGTGGGCGTGGGAGGTTTGGTATGGGACGACACTGTCGCCGCTTATGCCCTAAACTACGCCAACCAAAGGGCCGGCGACTGCGCCATGATGCACTCCAATGGACCATACGGCGAGAACCTCTTCTCTGGTTACGGCAAAGAGTGGACCGCCACCGACGCAGTGAATTCTTGGGTCTCGGAGAAGGCCTACTACGATCACGCCTCAAATTCTTGCGCTCAGGGTCAGGTGTGCGGGCACTATACACAGGTTGTGTGGCGGAACTCAGTTAGCCTTGGCTGTGCTAGGGTTCAGTGCAGTAATGGCTGGTGGTTCATCACTTGCAACTATAATCCCCCCGGCAATGTTAATGGCCAATCCCCATACTAG